The following coding sequences lie in one Sinorhizobium fredii USDA 257 genomic window:
- a CDS encoding glycosyltransferase family protein: MEKVALSQRRVFFYVQHLLGIGHLARASRIAKALLVGGFDVTMATGGLPVPGFPGEGLRTVVLPPVTAGDKGFSGLADAEGNPVTAAFQEHRKDVLLEALHLSEPDVVIVEAFPFGRRQMRFELLPLLDAIEAMDRRPLVAASLRDILQERTKPGRAEETVELVKKHFDLVLVHGDPAFARLEETFPLAGEIADRVVYTGLVAPPPPAEPAETFDILVSAGGGAVGKELIGAALGAARILPQDLRWCLVTGPNLPQPDFDDLSAAAPHGVSLFRFRQDFASLLAGARLSVSQAGYNTVCDILRAGCSSLLIPFTAGGETEQSTRATRLESLGLAAVLPEDGITPQELAQQVESMLARSKPDIPPLDLDGADRTATILEEHLKRMVGLRSCRSA, translated from the coding sequence ATGGAGAAAGTCGCCTTGAGCCAGCGTCGCGTTTTTTTCTATGTGCAGCACCTGCTCGGTATCGGGCATCTGGCAAGGGCCAGCCGCATTGCAAAGGCGCTGCTGGTCGGCGGCTTCGATGTGACGATGGCGACCGGCGGTTTGCCCGTCCCTGGCTTCCCGGGAGAGGGCCTGAGGACGGTCGTCCTGCCGCCGGTGACGGCGGGCGACAAGGGCTTCTCCGGCCTGGCTGACGCAGAGGGTAATCCGGTCACGGCCGCTTTCCAGGAACATCGCAAGGATGTGCTCCTGGAGGCGCTTCATCTCTCTGAGCCGGACGTCGTCATCGTCGAGGCCTTTCCGTTCGGCCGCCGGCAGATGCGCTTCGAACTCCTGCCCTTGCTCGACGCGATCGAAGCGATGGATCGGCGCCCGCTGGTGGCGGCTTCGCTGCGCGACATCCTGCAGGAGCGGACAAAACCAGGGCGGGCCGAGGAGACGGTCGAACTGGTGAAGAAGCACTTCGATCTCGTCCTCGTCCATGGCGACCCGGCCTTCGCGCGGCTCGAGGAGACCTTTCCGCTTGCAGGCGAAATCGCCGACCGGGTGGTCTATACCGGGCTTGTCGCTCCGCCTCCGCCGGCTGAACCTGCCGAGACATTCGACATCCTGGTTTCCGCGGGTGGCGGCGCGGTCGGCAAGGAGTTGATCGGCGCAGCACTCGGGGCGGCGAGGATATTGCCGCAAGACCTCCGCTGGTGTCTGGTGACCGGCCCCAATCTGCCGCAGCCGGATTTCGACGACCTCTCCGCCGCGGCGCCGCATGGCGTCAGCCTGTTTCGCTTCCGGCAGGATTTTGCAAGCCTCCTTGCCGGCGCGCGTCTTTCGGTTTCGCAGGCCGGCTATAACACCGTCTGCGACATACTCCGCGCTGGCTGCAGCTCGCTGCTCATCCCCTTTACCGCCGGCGGCGAAACGGAGCAGAGTACGCGGGCAACGAGGTTGGAGAGCCTCGGCCTCGCCGCCGTTCTGCCGGAAGACGGAATCACGCCGCAGGAACTCGCGCAGCAGGTCGAATCGATGCTCGCGCGATCGAAACCGGATATCCCGCCGCTCGACCTCGACGGAGCCGACAGGACGGCGACGATCCTCGAGGAGCATCTGAAGCGGATGGTAGGCCTCAGATCGTGCCGATCAGCATGA
- the cueR gene encoding Cu(I)-responsive transcriptional regulator, with the protein MNIGDLAHASGVSAKMIRYYEKIGLIPPADRSQSGYRNYGDNDVHTLRFIRRARDLGFTVEQMADLLALWCDRSRASSEVKKIALDQVAILERKAEELKAMSRTLKHLAAHCHGDARPDCPIIDDLADAEKLPEKPLEPARFGRGGVEPVRGVRRSGASTR; encoded by the coding sequence ATGAATATCGGCGATCTCGCGCACGCTTCAGGCGTTTCGGCGAAGATGATCCGTTACTACGAGAAGATCGGTCTCATCCCGCCGGCCGACAGGAGCCAGTCCGGCTACCGCAATTACGGCGACAACGATGTCCATACGCTGCGCTTCATCCGGCGCGCCCGTGATCTCGGCTTCACCGTCGAGCAGATGGCGGACCTTCTGGCGCTTTGGTGCGATCGTTCGCGCGCCAGCAGCGAGGTCAAGAAGATCGCGCTCGATCAAGTGGCGATACTCGAACGCAAGGCGGAGGAGTTGAAGGCGATGAGCCGCACGCTGAAGCATCTTGCCGCCCATTGCCACGGCGATGCGCGGCCGGATTGCCCGATAATCGACGATCTTGCCGATGCGGAAAAGCTGCCGGAGAAGCCGCTTGAGCCTGCCAGGTTCGGCCGCGGCGGTGTCGAACCGGTGCGCGGTGTGCGGCGATCTGGTGCATCGACACGCTGA
- a CDS encoding ABC transporter transmembrane domain-containing protein → MEPRLSRYIWTHTRKSQLWILLIVALSMIPYFMSFDLPKQIVNGPIQGQGFETPGATQTFLPISFSLPFVGEVNVFSGIELGRQGTLLALSLVFLLLVIINGLFKFYINTYKGRLGERLLRRIRFELIDRVLRFPPHHLKRVKPAEISTMIKDEVEPMGGFTGDAFVQPALLGGQALTALIFILIQSFWLGIIAFVIVAVQAVIIPRMRRRLLVLGRERQLTARELSGRVSEIVDGIGTIRGHDTSNYERADIAARLGRIFKIRYDIYEWKFLVKFLNNFLAQVTPFLFYSIGGYFALQGRLDIGQLVAVIGAYKDLPGPLKELIDWDQARQDVQVKYSQVVEQFSVEPLIDPKVQEVSVAPPQALSGTLAAVNLTIADDGGAKLIEHVSFQARPGETVAITGGTGGGGEALAEALGRLAWPASGRIVIGDEDIHELPEAVIGRRMSYASSEVYAFQGRLGDNLLYGLKHAPLTEVAYEGDKAAHRRWELLEAKLAGNPSFDLNSDWIDYGAAGAKGPEDLFGKIRAVLDVVLLTNDISALAVRSTINPVEHEAFASEIVEMRAALRRRLEAERLSDLVVFFEPGSYNVEATVGENLLFGTVTDQARWERALESHPFFKTVLKRAGLHETFYEMGLEIAENVVELFRDLPPDHPFFQQLTFMTSEEIPTYEALLQKLRGRPLDEVSEEDAIRIIRLCFGYIEPRHRFGLLTEDLMQKIVEARREFSDGLPADLVGIIEHYQPNRYIASASILDNVLFGRIGHKHTDGSDKIRAIVRDLFESLGLYNKVLAFGLDFDVGAGGKRLTAGQRQKLNLARALIRLSDFYIFNEPLRALDQRTQDQITRNTFAFLHDEKRDPAIVWVLSNPALSELFDRVVHFENGRLVYEEAVETPSKGSDYKELAS, encoded by the coding sequence ATGGAACCACGTCTTTCCCGCTACATCTGGACCCATACCCGAAAGTCACAGCTCTGGATCCTCCTGATCGTAGCGCTGTCAATGATCCCTTATTTCATGTCCTTCGACCTGCCTAAGCAGATCGTCAACGGGCCGATCCAGGGGCAGGGATTCGAAACGCCCGGGGCAACCCAGACGTTTCTGCCGATTTCCTTCAGCCTGCCATTCGTTGGCGAGGTCAATGTCTTTTCGGGAATCGAGCTTGGGCGGCAGGGCACGCTGCTGGCACTCAGTCTCGTCTTTCTCCTGCTGGTGATCATCAACGGGCTCTTCAAGTTCTACATCAACACCTACAAGGGCCGGCTTGGTGAACGGCTCCTGAGGCGCATCCGTTTCGAGCTTATCGATCGCGTCCTGCGCTTCCCACCGCATCACTTGAAGCGCGTGAAGCCGGCGGAAATCTCGACGATGATCAAGGATGAAGTCGAGCCCATGGGCGGCTTCACGGGCGATGCCTTCGTGCAGCCTGCGCTTCTCGGCGGCCAGGCGCTGACGGCGCTGATTTTCATTCTGATTCAGAGCTTCTGGCTCGGCATCATCGCCTTTGTCATCGTCGCGGTCCAGGCGGTGATCATCCCGCGCATGCGCCGGCGGCTGCTGGTGCTCGGGCGCGAACGGCAACTTACGGCGCGTGAGCTCTCGGGGCGGGTCAGCGAAATCGTCGACGGCATCGGCACGATCCGCGGTCATGATACCTCCAATTACGAGCGCGCCGACATTGCCGCGCGTCTCGGCCGGATCTTCAAGATCCGCTACGACATTTATGAATGGAAGTTCCTGGTGAAGTTCCTGAACAACTTCCTCGCCCAGGTCACGCCCTTCTTGTTCTATTCGATCGGCGGCTATTTCGCCCTGCAGGGGCGCCTCGACATCGGCCAGCTCGTCGCGGTCATCGGCGCCTACAAGGATCTGCCCGGACCGCTGAAGGAGCTGATCGATTGGGATCAAGCGCGTCAGGACGTGCAGGTCAAATACTCCCAGGTCGTGGAACAGTTCAGCGTCGAGCCGTTGATCGACCCGAAGGTGCAAGAGGTTTCGGTTGCTCCGCCTCAGGCGCTCTCAGGCACGCTTGCGGCCGTCAATCTCACCATTGCCGACGATGGCGGCGCCAAGCTGATCGAACATGTCTCCTTCCAGGCACGCCCGGGCGAGACGGTCGCCATCACCGGGGGGACGGGCGGCGGCGGAGAGGCTCTGGCCGAGGCGCTCGGCCGCCTAGCCTGGCCGGCAAGCGGCAGGATCGTCATCGGCGACGAGGATATTCACGAACTGCCGGAAGCGGTCATCGGGCGGCGGATGTCGTACGCCTCCTCGGAGGTCTACGCTTTCCAGGGCAGACTCGGCGACAATCTGCTCTATGGTCTCAAGCACGCGCCGCTGACCGAGGTGGCTTACGAGGGCGACAAGGCGGCTCATCGTCGGTGGGAACTGCTCGAAGCGAAGCTCGCTGGCAATCCCTCGTTCGACCTCAATAGCGATTGGATCGACTACGGAGCTGCGGGGGCCAAGGGGCCGGAAGATCTGTTCGGGAAGATCAGGGCCGTGCTCGATGTCGTGCTCCTGACGAACGACATTTCGGCGCTCGCTGTCCGCTCGACGATCAATCCCGTCGAACACGAGGCTTTCGCCAGCGAAATCGTCGAGATGCGTGCCGCGCTGCGCCGGCGGCTCGAGGCAGAGAGGCTCAGCGATCTTGTCGTGTTCTTCGAGCCGGGCTCCTACAATGTCGAAGCAACGGTTGGCGAAAACCTGCTGTTCGGCACAGTCACAGACCAGGCGCGGTGGGAAAGGGCACTGGAGAGCCACCCCTTCTTCAAGACCGTGTTGAAACGGGCCGGCCTTCACGAGACCTTCTACGAAATGGGGCTCGAAATCGCCGAGAACGTCGTCGAATTGTTCCGCGACCTGCCGCCGGATCACCCCTTCTTCCAGCAGCTTACCTTTATGACCAGCGAGGAAATTCCGACCTATGAGGCGCTTCTTCAGAAGCTCAGGGGCCGGCCGCTCGACGAGGTCTCGGAGGAGGACGCAATCCGGATCATCCGGCTGTGCTTCGGCTATATCGAGCCGCGGCATCGCTTCGGCCTCCTGACCGAGGATCTGATGCAGAAGATCGTCGAGGCGCGGCGCGAGTTCAGCGACGGCCTGCCCGCCGATCTCGTCGGCATCATCGAGCATTATCAGCCGAACCGCTATATTGCCTCGGCCAGCATTCTCGACAACGTGCTCTTCGGTCGGATCGGCCATAAGCACACGGACGGGTCGGACAAAATTCGGGCGATCGTTCGCGATCTCTTCGAATCGCTCGGCCTCTACAACAAGGTGTTGGCCTTCGGGCTCGATTTCGATGTCGGGGCCGGTGGCAAGCGCTTGACGGCCGGCCAGCGGCAGAAGCTCAACCTGGCGCGCGCCCTGATCCGGCTTTCCGATTTCTATATCTTCAATGAGCCGCTACGGGCTCTCGACCAACGCACACAGGACCAGATCACCCGCAACACCTTCGCCTTCCTGCATGACGAGAAGCGCGATCCGGCGATCGTATGGGTCCTTTCCAATCCCGCCCTTTCGGAACTCTTCGACCGGGTGGTGCATTTCGAGAACGGCCGGTTGGTATACGAAGAAGCGGTGGAAACGCCGTCGAAAGGCAGCGACTATAAGGAACTGGCATCTTGA
- a CDS encoding ABC transporter permease, whose protein sequence is MTSPIPAPGEPLPHYVSTAPFDPYSVEVMTEEQVRVNQASQLRLMWWKFKRHRVALASGIFLAVLYGMILICEFLAPYNLHTRNMDFIYTPPQRVHFFHEGDFVGPFVYGRTMELDMDTLKRNYSDNPADIQPIRFFCRGDSYRFWGLFESNLHLACPAENGQLFLLGSDRLGRDVLSRIIYGARISLTIGLLGITVSFVLGIVIGGLAGYHGGVFDLVVQRLIEVLQSIPSIPLWLSLAAIMPATWSPILIYLGITVILGLLDWTGLARAVRSKLLALREEDYVLAAQLMGARSSRIIGRHLVPGFMSHLIATATISIPGMILGETALSFLGLGLRPPITSWGILLTEAKSVSVIAFYPWLLFPTIPVILVILAFNFLGDGLRDAADPYK, encoded by the coding sequence AGCAGGTGCGCGTCAATCAGGCGTCGCAGTTGCGGCTGATGTGGTGGAAGTTCAAGCGGCACAGGGTTGCGCTGGCGTCCGGCATTTTCCTGGCGGTGCTATACGGGATGATTCTCATCTGCGAGTTCCTGGCGCCCTACAACCTGCACACGCGCAACATGGACTTCATCTATACGCCGCCGCAGCGGGTGCATTTCTTCCATGAGGGCGACTTCGTCGGCCCCTTCGTCTACGGACGGACGATGGAGCTCGACATGGATACGCTGAAGCGGAACTACTCGGACAATCCCGCCGACATCCAACCGATCCGCTTCTTCTGTCGCGGCGACAGCTACCGCTTCTGGGGCCTGTTTGAAAGCAACCTGCATCTGGCCTGCCCTGCGGAGAATGGCCAGCTGTTCCTGCTCGGGAGCGACAGGCTTGGACGCGACGTGCTGTCGCGCATCATCTACGGCGCGCGGATTTCCCTGACGATCGGGCTTCTCGGCATCACCGTGAGTTTCGTGCTGGGCATCGTGATCGGCGGCCTTGCCGGCTATCACGGCGGTGTGTTCGATCTCGTCGTGCAGCGGTTGATCGAAGTTCTGCAGTCGATTCCGAGCATTCCGCTCTGGCTTTCGCTTGCGGCGATCATGCCGGCGACGTGGAGCCCTATCCTCATCTATCTCGGCATAACCGTCATTCTAGGCCTCCTCGATTGGACTGGGCTGGCACGCGCCGTCCGCTCCAAACTGCTTGCGCTCAGGGAAGAGGATTACGTGCTCGCCGCCCAGTTGATGGGAGCGAGGAGCAGCCGCATCATCGGCCGGCATCTTGTGCCGGGCTTCATGTCGCACCTCATCGCGACGGCAACGATCTCCATTCCTGGCATGATTCTCGGCGAGACGGCGCTCAGCTTCCTCGGCCTCGGGCTGCGCCCACCGATCACGAGCTGGGGCATTCTGCTGACGGAAGCAAAAAGTGTCAGCGTGATTGCCTTCTATCCTTGGCTGTTGTTTCCGACTATACCAGTCATTCTTGTGATATTGGCGTTCAACTTCCTGGGAGACGGGTTGCGCGACGCCGCAGATCCCTACAAATAG
- a CDS encoding DUF411 domain-containing protein — MTIHRRDFLAGTLAGAFLVLLGPRIALASAGRMVIYKDPLCGCCESWAAAMMGAGFAIEVHNETDMTAVKRRFAIPADMEACHTATLDGYLIEGHVPLAAIKKLMAERPDIAGLAVPGMPAGSLGMGDDPQAAYEVYAFSKIPGAAPTVFHSVRPAT, encoded by the coding sequence ATGACCATCCATCGCCGAGATTTCCTGGCCGGCACCCTGGCAGGCGCATTCCTCGTCTTGCTCGGTCCCCGCATCGCGCTGGCCAGTGCCGGGCGCATGGTGATCTACAAGGATCCGCTCTGTGGCTGCTGCGAAAGCTGGGCGGCAGCCATGATGGGCGCGGGGTTCGCGATAGAAGTCCACAACGAGACCGACATGACAGCAGTCAAACGCCGCTTCGCCATCCCGGCGGATATGGAGGCCTGTCACACCGCCACGCTCGACGGCTATCTGATTGAAGGACACGTGCCGCTCGCGGCGATCAAGAAACTGATGGCTGAGCGTCCGGACATTGCGGGTCTCGCCGTACCCGGCATGCCTGCGGGGTCGCTCGGCATGGGAGACGATCCCCAAGCCGCCTATGAAGTATATGCGTTCAGCAAGATACCCGGCGCGGCGCCGACCGTTTTCCATAGCGTTCGCCCGGCAACGTAA
- a CDS encoding cyclic nucleotide-binding domain-containing protein, which produces MLLKDEVEMLRRITLFSGLPPAKLKLLAFTSDRVMYSAGEDLFHQGDIGDAAYVILSGKADVLVSTPTGQLKVAEVEQNSIVGEIAILCNTPRTATIQTTTPLEALRIRKDDFLKLLADFPEMAVEIMRVLADRLSQTTSELTEARSRAQRVEA; this is translated from the coding sequence ATGCTCCTAAAAGACGAAGTGGAAATGTTGCGCCGGATCACGCTTTTTTCCGGCCTGCCGCCTGCGAAACTCAAACTTCTCGCTTTCACCTCCGACCGGGTGATGTACAGCGCTGGCGAAGACCTGTTCCATCAAGGAGATATCGGCGACGCCGCCTATGTCATCCTGTCCGGCAAGGCCGACGTGCTGGTTTCGACGCCAACCGGGCAGTTGAAGGTTGCCGAGGTCGAGCAGAATTCGATCGTCGGCGAGATCGCCATCCTCTGCAACACGCCGCGTACGGCAACCATTCAGACGACCACTCCGCTCGAGGCCTTGCGCATTCGCAAGGACGACTTCCTGAAGCTGCTCGCCGATTTTCCGGAAATGGCGGTGGAGATCATGCGTGTGCTCGCCGACCGCCTCAGCCAAACGACCTCCGAGCTCACCGAAGCCCGCAGCCGCGCGCAACGAGTTGAAGCATAG
- a CDS encoding glycosyltransferase family protein: protein MIRRFEDARILMYSHDTFGLGHLRRCRAIAHALVEDYSGLQVLIISGATIAGAFDYRARVDFVKIPSVIKLRNGEYTSLDRHIDLHETLKMRQSIIRSTAETFKPDIFIVDKEPMGLRGEVEDTLTYLKTHGTRLVLGLREIMDAPHLLEEEWKRRDTMRKIEQFYDSIWVYGPPDFYDPLIGLDVPAAVRDRMNFVGFLQRSVPHDGLPDHKPEGDYILVTTGGGGDGAELIHNVIHAYQQDPKLTHNALVVLGPYMPAKQRNKLIRKGSRIPFIKIIEFDNRMEELVAGARGVVSMGGYNTYCEILSFDKPALIVPRLQPREEQLIRARRASELGLVEMLLPHESEDPLRFAAALKALPQRAAPSSNRNGLRLEGLVHISGIVGEWLDHRSKEHLSVVKQTS from the coding sequence ATGATTCGGCGCTTCGAAGATGCCCGGATTCTCATGTACAGCCACGACACTTTCGGTCTCGGTCACCTGAGGCGCTGCCGCGCGATCGCGCATGCCCTCGTCGAGGATTATAGCGGCCTGCAGGTGCTGATCATTTCCGGGGCGACGATCGCCGGCGCCTTCGACTACCGGGCCCGCGTCGACTTCGTGAAAATCCCCAGCGTCATCAAGCTGAGGAACGGCGAATACACTTCGCTCGACCGCCACATCGACCTGCACGAGACGCTGAAGATGCGTCAGTCGATCATTCGCTCGACCGCCGAGACCTTCAAGCCGGACATCTTCATCGTCGACAAGGAGCCGATGGGGCTGCGTGGCGAGGTTGAGGACACGTTGACCTACCTGAAGACGCACGGGACGAGATTGGTTCTCGGACTTCGGGAAATCATGGATGCGCCGCACCTGCTCGAGGAAGAGTGGAAACGCCGCGACACCATGCGCAAGATCGAGCAGTTCTACGATTCGATCTGGGTCTACGGCCCCCCGGATTTCTACGACCCGCTGATCGGCCTCGACGTGCCGGCGGCGGTGCGCGACCGCATGAATTTCGTGGGCTTCCTGCAAAGAAGCGTTCCGCATGACGGATTGCCCGATCACAAGCCGGAGGGCGACTATATTCTCGTGACCACCGGGGGCGGCGGCGATGGCGCCGAGCTCATACACAACGTCATCCACGCCTACCAGCAGGATCCCAAGCTCACGCATAATGCGCTTGTGGTCCTCGGTCCCTATATGCCCGCCAAGCAGCGCAACAAGCTGATCCGGAAGGGCAGCCGCATCCCTTTCATCAAGATCATCGAGTTCGACAATCGCATGGAAGAGCTGGTCGCCGGCGCCCGCGGCGTCGTATCGATGGGCGGTTATAACACCTATTGCGAGATCCTCTCCTTCGACAAGCCGGCGCTCATCGTGCCGCGGCTGCAGCCGCGTGAGGAGCAGCTTATCCGGGCGCGGCGTGCGTCCGAATTAGGCCTAGTCGAGATGTTGCTGCCGCACGAGTCGGAAGACCCGCTGCGCTTCGCGGCGGCACTCAAGGCCCTGCCGCAGCGGGCGGCGCCGTCGAGCAACAGGAACGGCCTGAGGCTCGAGGGCCTTGTCCATATCTCCGGGATTGTCGGAGAATGGCTCGATCACAGATCGAAGGAACACCTGAGCGTCGTCAAGCAGACAAGCTGA
- a CDS encoding FkbM family methyltransferase, which yields MRAITYFDKTVYFPDKPEKKRFFARLQAGQWEPGTFRNIARLVDTKTTFIDIGGWIGVTSYWAAQIANNVIVVEPDPVCFDILTQMKVGNAGEVALVNAALSQDERLVLNSVGGGFGSSETSALIADDTGMAISAETVTIPKLQAMAKTGRLCFKIDIEGYEYKALDQFRAIDRKRTAGVLLAVHPQILAASLSGPAVLRSIRTMAATVRLIRSFRGFRLENRSAIFTAIRKSIARRELRGFDLLFLAK from the coding sequence ATGCGCGCCATAACCTATTTCGACAAGACCGTTTACTTCCCCGACAAACCGGAAAAGAAGCGCTTCTTCGCCCGCCTGCAAGCGGGCCAGTGGGAGCCCGGCACGTTTCGGAACATCGCCCGCCTCGTAGATACGAAGACGACCTTCATCGACATAGGCGGCTGGATCGGCGTGACGTCCTACTGGGCGGCTCAGATCGCAAACAATGTCATCGTCGTCGAGCCCGATCCGGTGTGCTTCGACATCCTGACGCAGATGAAGGTTGGCAACGCCGGCGAGGTGGCACTTGTCAACGCCGCGCTGTCGCAGGACGAGCGCCTGGTGCTCAACTCCGTCGGGGGCGGCTTCGGCAGTTCGGAAACCTCGGCGCTGATCGCCGACGACACCGGCATGGCGATTTCCGCCGAGACCGTCACGATCCCGAAGCTGCAGGCGATGGCGAAGACCGGGCGGCTCTGCTTCAAGATCGACATCGAAGGCTATGAATACAAGGCGCTCGACCAGTTCCGGGCAATCGACCGGAAGCGGACGGCGGGCGTTCTGCTGGCGGTGCATCCGCAGATCCTGGCTGCCTCGCTTTCCGGCCCCGCGGTTTTGCGGTCGATCCGGACCATGGCGGCAACGGTGCGGCTGATCCGAAGCTTTCGCGGATTTCGCCTGGAGAATCGGTCGGCGATCTTTACGGCGATCCGCAAGTCGATCGCCCGACGCGAACTCAGAGGCTTCGACCTGCTCTTCCTTGCCAAGTGA
- a CDS encoding glycosyltransferase family 4 protein: MSQTRKIAVVLKGYPRLSETFIAQELLGLERAGHDLVLVALRRPTDTKRHPVHDEIRAKVFYLPEYLHDEPWRVFGSLLKSLPKAGFWRALVPFLRDLRRDWTRNRFRRFGQALVLVAEWPEGARWLHAHFIHTPASVTAYASIMAGVPWTCSAHAKDIWTSSDWELSEKLGRARWTVTCTRSGFEHLKSLTAEKSRVHLSYHGLDLHRFPSFEGDHSRRDGSDPGDPVHILSVGRAVAKKGYDILLKALSLLPADLNWRFEHIGAGDLTKELRGLSDHLGLAQHVTWRGALDQKDVLARYRASDIFALACRVAVDGDRDGLPNVLVEASSQRLACVSTRVSGIPELLDDEENGLLVPPEEPRALAAALERLIRDPALRMRLGATAERRVRAEFDHHSSVNQLSGLFESEWRKSP; this comes from the coding sequence GTGTCGCAAACTCGAAAGATCGCCGTTGTCCTGAAGGGCTACCCACGCCTTTCCGAAACCTTCATTGCCCAGGAGCTGTTGGGCCTCGAAAGGGCAGGGCACGACCTCGTGCTTGTCGCCCTGCGGCGCCCGACGGACACGAAGCGTCATCCCGTCCATGACGAGATCCGGGCTAAAGTGTTCTATCTGCCGGAATACCTGCATGACGAGCCCTGGCGGGTGTTTGGTTCCCTGTTGAAATCGCTGCCCAAGGCCGGGTTCTGGCGGGCTCTGGTTCCCTTCCTACGGGATCTCCGTCGTGACTGGACGCGCAACCGCTTCCGCCGTTTCGGCCAGGCGCTGGTGCTCGTCGCCGAGTGGCCGGAGGGTGCCCGCTGGCTGCATGCGCATTTCATCCACACGCCGGCCTCGGTGACTGCCTATGCGAGCATCATGGCCGGCGTTCCCTGGACCTGCTCCGCGCACGCCAAGGACATCTGGACCTCTTCGGATTGGGAGTTGTCGGAAAAACTCGGACGGGCGCGCTGGACGGTGACCTGTACGCGCAGCGGCTTCGAGCATCTCAAAAGCCTGACGGCCGAGAAGTCCCGTGTGCATCTGAGTTATCACGGCCTCGACCTGCATCGCTTCCCGAGCTTCGAAGGCGATCATTCTCGCCGCGATGGCTCCGATCCTGGCGACCCGGTGCACATCCTGAGCGTCGGGCGCGCTGTCGCCAAGAAGGGCTACGACATCCTCCTCAAGGCGCTGTCGCTGCTGCCCGCCGATCTCAACTGGCGCTTCGAGCACATCGGCGCAGGCGATCTGACGAAGGAGCTTCGGGGGCTTTCCGACCATCTCGGACTTGCCCAGCACGTCACCTGGCGCGGGGCCCTCGACCAGAAGGACGTGCTCGCACGCTATCGCGCGAGCGACATTTTCGCACTTGCCTGCCGGGTTGCGGTCGATGGCGATCGCGACGGGCTGCCAAACGTGCTGGTCGAGGCGTCGAGCCAGCGGCTTGCCTGCGTTTCGACACGGGTCTCCGGCATTCCGGAACTGCTTGACGACGAGGAGAACGGCCTCCTGGTGCCGCCGGAGGAACCCCGCGCCCTCGCTGCCGCGCTCGAGCGGCTCATCCGCGATCCGGCTCTGCGCATGCGGCTTGGCGCTACGGCGGAAAGGCGCGTGCGGGCCGAGTTCGATCATCACTCGAGCGTCAACCAGTTGAGCGGCCTTTTCGAAAGCGAATGGAGAAAGTCGCCTTGA